A single window of Paenibacillus sp. SYP-B4298 DNA harbors:
- a CDS encoding GNAT family N-acetyltransferase yields the protein MTTIIRLAPHETHPYLPFTYKSWRPAVAGQTPISSGRQLITIGAHSNGMPAGLIVGLINGREAAIISIFVVESQRSKGIGTALMNELLTALAECGVASVELWYHALRHASSLEGVISRTGWEAPRLYSTHYRFPLQRLLQAEWMQRLRSRLSRDYTIVPWDASHMEQCLSLPLDEEQAYKSYYSPAEAASVIYQPASFALLKNEHLIGWSVVTRELEDTLLYRTLYIRQAHRRLGLGIALAIRTANAGAQTGIPYGVIQVVDSNNGMKSITERMILSLEPTRTEYRYTTMQLSPKIPLLYT from the coding sequence ATGACAACGATAATAAGGCTCGCCCCGCATGAAACTCATCCCTACTTGCCATTTACGTATAAAAGCTGGCGTCCGGCTGTCGCCGGCCAGACCCCTATTAGCTCGGGGCGGCAGCTCATCACCATCGGAGCCCATAGCAACGGGATGCCAGCAGGTCTCATCGTCGGCTTGATCAACGGCCGGGAGGCCGCCATCATCTCCATCTTTGTTGTAGAGAGCCAGCGCTCCAAGGGCATCGGCACGGCATTGATGAACGAACTGCTCACGGCCTTGGCAGAATGCGGGGTTGCATCTGTAGAGCTATGGTACCATGCGCTCCGCCATGCCTCCTCGCTGGAGGGGGTCATCTCCCGCACCGGATGGGAGGCCCCCCGGCTATACAGCACACATTACCGCTTCCCGCTGCAGCGGCTGCTGCAAGCAGAGTGGATGCAGCGCCTTCGCTCCCGCCTTAGTCGAGACTATACCATCGTTCCGTGGGACGCTTCCCATATGGAACAATGTCTCTCACTTCCACTGGATGAAGAACAAGCTTACAAGAGCTACTATTCTCCTGCTGAGGCTGCATCCGTTATCTATCAGCCAGCCAGCTTCGCCCTGCTGAAGAATGAACACTTAATCGGCTGGTCAGTCGTCACCCGCGAACTGGAGGACACCCTGCTCTACCGGACGCTATACATTCGCCAAGCGCATCGCCGTCTTGGGCTTGGCATTGCACTAGCGATACGCACGGCCAATGCTGGCGCACAGACGGGCATTCCATACGGAGTGATCCAGGTGGTCGATAGCAATAACGGCATGAAGAGTATTACAGAGCGGATGATTCTCTCGCTTGAGCCGACAAGAACTGAATATCGCTACACCACCATGCAACTGTCTCCCAAAATCC
- a CDS encoding cyclic nucleotide-binding domain-containing protein: MNKLDFLNIPLFQDLDRIHKAKLLPEFTQISFRAGEVLFEEGEFGDSLYIIMQGEVRIYLQSQQNRTLALLGESEYFGEMSLLTGDPRSAAAKAETELVVLRLGKERFEALLLSQHSLAVQFAGILARRLAAGNKQASGNEPVSGSGNETAVSWQLGRNESDGSSRPPSAVPVSKEQQASVPIRAADKAAELLAGKDAGRYEWPHEEGKGDEERSFWSRLMLWGASIGSAWALYGFLSRQGLHEQEALLYAIVAAGFLLLVLRLAALPVVSLLMVGGLTAGGLLTSASGLVMFAQWPFAAAVLFSAGALLLDQAGLPQRLVMLLAARSARQPRLGLALGALLELVWPLLLPSSERRQKLVASAAAEGGGLAELLRSRLSPGLLFVQSSMLCWFALAMLSAYLPGQTDSAALDWLWAAWPLALVLLALRLTLALLPRSASATGDEGKRRAELLVQAQLEVIGPWSARETVLVVLPLVSAALLLAGPYLSLSPIWAGAVLLLGLSATGLWSRSALQGLRLDSLVAFGLLAAVAHAALPFIHDATFTAVLGRQPAALMLVLLLAVVCALRGLLPALPAIMYGLLMLAPAAMRSGADPLLIAITAVAGSQLVPGRLSLRLRRGWLITTAAGMVAIVIAIPVWQAQGRLQAPLSIPALSTDAGKLSDEVQTKRLPFLVVVPDDTAEAAAMRQGIEQTLQQLELTGDVRQAGGEPLELYPVYTTTASLDEASGAEALFGIAYRDTGNLSWQLPWLLTEEAASTRYGSSVLWSGSILPSAEDQAKAAAEVLHQDGLRRIALYYEPSPAGREFADRLEAALRETGIRLVDRLLLLESQGSLPMTVLRWEQLGADAVLAYDSHGEASHVLLQQLKEHEAELTVVQPVWGRQMKMPESGERRSDTQPTGGDTSEKQQPGSSELRSVLGGLQGWRAARADEWAVDQGTSGGKSDPSVALREEQYITETASAALRYMVQALSQIAVPEAERLADQLRAQASTKEEK; the protein is encoded by the coding sequence TTGAACAAGCTAGATTTTTTAAATATTCCTTTATTCCAGGATCTGGATCGCATTCACAAAGCCAAGCTGCTGCCCGAATTCACCCAGATCAGCTTCAGAGCGGGCGAGGTGTTATTCGAGGAAGGAGAGTTTGGCGATTCTCTCTATATTATTATGCAAGGCGAGGTTCGCATCTATCTGCAATCTCAGCAGAACCGGACGCTGGCTCTGCTAGGGGAGAGCGAATATTTTGGCGAGATGTCACTGCTGACAGGCGATCCTCGCTCTGCCGCAGCCAAGGCAGAGACCGAGCTGGTTGTGCTGCGGCTAGGAAAGGAGCGGTTCGAGGCACTGCTGCTGTCACAACATTCGCTTGCTGTCCAGTTTGCCGGCATACTGGCTCGAAGGCTGGCGGCAGGCAATAAGCAAGCAAGCGGGAACGAGCCTGTATCTGGTTCAGGCAACGAGACAGCGGTATCCTGGCAACTGGGAAGGAATGAGTCGGATGGTTCCTCTCGTCCCCCATCGGCTGTGCCTGTCTCTAAGGAGCAGCAGGCCTCTGTCCCTATCAGGGCAGCGGATAAGGCAGCAGAGCTGCTAGCGGGCAAGGATGCAGGACGCTATGAATGGCCTCATGAGGAAGGGAAGGGGGATGAGGAGCGTAGCTTCTGGAGCAGGCTTATGCTATGGGGGGCGTCGATCGGCAGCGCCTGGGCTCTGTACGGCTTCTTATCCCGCCAGGGGCTGCACGAACAGGAAGCGCTCCTCTACGCCATTGTTGCAGCAGGCTTCCTGCTGCTGGTATTGCGGCTGGCTGCTCTGCCCGTTGTGTCGCTCCTCATGGTGGGCGGGTTAACTGCAGGCGGGCTGCTGACCTCGGCCAGCGGCTTGGTCATGTTCGCGCAATGGCCCTTCGCAGCAGCAGTGTTGTTCTCGGCGGGAGCTCTGCTGCTCGATCAGGCCGGGCTGCCACAGCGCCTGGTGATGCTGCTCGCCGCGCGGAGTGCTCGGCAGCCGCGGCTCGGTCTTGCTCTTGGTGCACTGCTGGAGCTGGTCTGGCCGTTGCTGCTGCCCTCATCAGAACGAAGACAGAAGCTTGTCGCCTCTGCTGCTGCGGAGGGGGGCGGTCTGGCTGAGCTGCTGCGCTCCCGGCTGTCTCCGGGACTGCTGTTTGTGCAGTCCTCGATGCTATGCTGGTTCGCGCTGGCCATGCTGAGCGCTTACCTTCCTGGCCAGACGGACAGCGCAGCCCTGGACTGGCTCTGGGCCGCGTGGCCGCTTGCGCTCGTGTTGCTGGCGCTGCGTCTTACGCTTGCCCTGCTGCCACGCAGCGCCTCGGCGACAGGTGATGAGGGGAAGCGGCGGGCGGAGCTGTTAGTGCAAGCACAGCTAGAGGTGATCGGCCCCTGGTCAGCGCGGGAGACGGTGCTTGTGGTGCTGCCCTTAGTATCTGCTGCGCTGCTGCTGGCAGGGCCTTACCTTAGTCTGTCGCCCATCTGGGCTGGTGCTGTGCTGCTGCTGGGCTTGTCAGCCACTGGATTATGGAGCCGCAGCGCGCTGCAGGGGCTGCGGCTGGACTCGCTTGTCGCGTTCGGCCTGCTGGCAGCGGTGGCACATGCTGCACTGCCCTTCATCCATGACGCGACATTCACGGCTGTGCTGGGCAGGCAGCCTGCTGCGCTAATGCTGGTGCTGCTGCTGGCAGTGGTCTGTGCCCTGCGTGGTTTGCTGCCAGCACTGCCAGCGATCATGTATGGCCTGCTGATGCTTGCCCCTGCTGCGATGCGATCTGGAGCCGACCCGCTGCTAATCGCTATAACGGCGGTAGCTGGCAGCCAGCTCGTTCCTGGGCGCCTGTCGTTAAGGTTACGCCGTGGCTGGCTGATTACCACGGCTGCCGGTATGGTGGCAATCGTGATCGCCATACCCGTCTGGCAAGCACAGGGAAGACTGCAGGCTCCGCTGTCTATACCGGCTCTGTCAACTGACGCGGGCAAGCTGTCAGACGAGGTGCAGACGAAGCGGCTGCCGTTTCTGGTCGTCGTGCCTGATGACACAGCAGAAGCAGCGGCGATGCGACAGGGCATAGAGCAGACGCTGCAGCAACTGGAGCTGACAGGTGACGTGCGGCAAGCAGGTGGAGAGCCGTTGGAACTGTACCCGGTCTACACAACGACTGCCAGTCTGGATGAGGCAAGTGGAGCAGAGGCGTTATTCGGTATCGCTTACCGGGACACAGGAAATCTGTCCTGGCAGCTTCCTTGGTTGCTTACAGAGGAGGCCGCTTCCACGCGCTATGGCAGCTCTGTTCTGTGGTCAGGCTCGATTCTGCCCTCGGCAGAGGATCAGGCGAAGGCAGCAGCGGAGGTGCTGCATCAGGATGGCTTGCGTCGAATCGCGCTGTATTATGAGCCCTCCCCGGCAGGACGAGAATTTGCAGATCGCCTGGAAGCGGCGTTGCGAGAGACTGGAATTCGCTTGGTCGATCGGTTGCTGCTGCTGGAGTCGCAGGGCTCGTTGCCGATGACTGTGCTCCGATGGGAGCAGCTTGGGGCGGATGCTGTGCTTGCTTATGATTCTCATGGAGAAGCCTCGCATGTGCTCTTACAGCAATTGAAGGAGCACGAAGCGGAGCTGACCGTGGTGCAGCCTGTCTGGGGGCGACAGATGAAGATGCCCGAATCGGGAGAACGGCGATCTGACACGCAGCCAACGGGAGGCGACACCTCGGAGAAGCAACAGCCAGGGAGCTCAGAGCTTCGGTCTGTCTTGGGCGGCCTCCAGGGCTGGCGAGCTGCGAGGGCGGACGAATGGGCTGTCGATCAAGGTACATCTGGAGGCAAATCTGACCCGTCTGTCGCACTCCGAGAGGAACAATACATCACGGAGACAGCAAGTGCCGCATTGCGCTATATGGTACAGGCGCTGAGTCAGATAGCGGTACCAGAGGCGGAGCGGCTGGCTGATCAACTGCGTGCTCAGGCATCGACGAAGGAGGAGAAGTAG
- a CDS encoding HlyD family efflux transporter periplasmic adaptor subunit, producing MRRQLFRQASLERLSTPEKLDVLMTIARPRHWIAIGSFIVLALVLAVWSVTAAIPVRMQATGALVLQGQLVAVTAVVDGQLTDIQVREGDRIARGEVVARLYNPTWSDGIAAAKNDAGNGDGSKAQSQGLASLPSVDVGAVSTADPLTGEAGAEGWEEADHGTEGLGSELPVADSPRTGSLDTMLAQHQEQLLAKSQLVSLSSGTVRRVHAAPGEWLHAGDTLLTVESGEESSRPYAVVYVPQQQARALQPGMEARVWQGGDRTSGSGAIIGAVEAVGTVPVDVEAVSRYVQSREMAAKLAGEGLMVEVRVLLQRDSAQPSGLAFTSPRSADQLVLESGMPCTVEFLTGWVRPIQWIM from the coding sequence ATGCGACGACAATTATTCCGGCAGGCGTCTTTGGAGCGGCTGTCTACACCGGAGAAGCTGGATGTGCTGATGACCATTGCCCGTCCGCGGCACTGGATTGCCATCGGCTCGTTCATTGTACTCGCCCTTGTGCTGGCTGTCTGGAGCGTGACGGCTGCCATTCCGGTGCGGATGCAGGCGACGGGCGCGCTTGTACTGCAGGGACAACTGGTCGCCGTTACGGCAGTGGTCGACGGTCAGTTGACCGATATTCAGGTGCGTGAGGGCGACCGCATCGCCAGAGGAGAGGTGGTGGCGCGGCTGTACAATCCCACCTGGAGCGATGGTATCGCGGCGGCGAAGAACGATGCTGGCAATGGAGATGGCTCGAAGGCTCAGAGCCAGGGGCTGGCTAGCCTGCCATCCGTCGACGTGGGAGCCGTATCAACGGCAGACCCGTTAACGGGTGAAGCTGGGGCAGAGGGATGGGAAGAAGCCGACCATGGGACAGAGGGCTTAGGCTCAGAGCTCCCGGTGGCGGACAGCCCCCGTACTGGCAGCTTGGATACAATGCTCGCGCAGCATCAGGAGCAACTTCTCGCCAAGTCGCAGCTCGTCAGCCTGAGCAGCGGGACAGTGCGCAGGGTGCATGCAGCGCCGGGAGAATGGCTCCATGCAGGGGACACGCTGCTCACCGTGGAGAGTGGAGAGGAGTCTTCCCGCCCGTATGCGGTCGTCTATGTTCCACAGCAGCAGGCCAGAGCGCTGCAGCCAGGGATGGAGGCTCGCGTCTGGCAGGGCGGGGACCGTACTTCCGGCAGCGGAGCCATCATCGGCGCTGTTGAGGCTGTCGGTACTGTGCCCGTGGATGTGGAGGCTGTGTCGCGCTACGTCCAGAGCCGGGAGATGGCGGCTAAGCTTGCCGGGGAAGGGCTGATGGTGGAGGTTCGAGTGCTGCTTCAGCGCGACAGCGCCCAGCCAAGCGGGCTGGCCTTCACCTCGCCCCGCTCAGCAGATCAGCTTGTGCTGGAATCTGGCATGCCTTGTACGGTCGAATTCCTGACCGGATGGGTTCGTCCGATCCAGTGGATCATGTAG
- a CDS encoding NHLP family bacteriocin export ABC transporter peptidase/permease/ATPase subunit, translating into MRVVTPTLLQMEAVECGAVSLGIILASYGCHMPLGSLREACGVSRDGSKASNILKAARKLGMEAKGYRKEPDSLRGLKPPFIVHWNFNHFLVVEGFGKRKVYLNDPAHGRYAVSEEEFDQSYTGIVITMEPGEGFQRAGRPFSVLESLLGRLKGNWQDFGYLLLTSLALAAVGVMIPIFVKLFVDQVLSAKQKDWLPGLAAGMGVAMLLKLLLAAMRESALLRLETKLSLSMSGAFIWHILRLPVGFFAHRFVGDITGRAASNDKVAAFVTGRLAGTVIDSVLVVSYALVMALYSWQLMAVAAGIALLNVVYLLFVARKRSDENMKLQADQGKFWGASVAGLMNMESLKANGRESDFFARWAGYQANLVTAEQKARVSGQYLSAVPSLLELLNQVLILVIGGLLILKGDFTVGMLLAFQGFATGFLQPVKQLVSMGSELQEMKGALVRLDDVLQHPPDKLLHKESLDSMEEQGEAGKLAGQVTLSSLTFGYSPLEPPLINGLSLEVRPGTMVAIVGGSGSGKSTLSKLIAGLYEPWSGTVELDGVPRGEHSRQRLADSIALVDQEIRLFEGTVRDNLSLWDRTIPEQALVASARAACIHDAINSRPGKYDHPVEEGGRNFSGGQAQRLEIARALAQQPSILLLDEATSALDPQVEAAIYANIRRLGCTCIIVAHRLSAIRDCDLIVVVEQGKLVEQGSHDQLIRQGGAYARLFAASEERREVS; encoded by the coding sequence GTGAGAGTTGTAACACCAACGCTTCTTCAGATGGAAGCCGTCGAGTGCGGAGCAGTATCGCTGGGCATTATTCTGGCCTCTTACGGCTGTCATATGCCGCTTGGGTCGCTGCGAGAGGCGTGCGGCGTATCCCGTGACGGCAGCAAGGCCAGCAATATTCTCAAGGCAGCGCGCAAGCTGGGAATGGAGGCTAAGGGATACCGGAAGGAGCCGGACAGTCTGCGCGGTCTCAAGCCGCCTTTTATCGTGCATTGGAATTTTAATCATTTCCTGGTCGTTGAAGGCTTCGGCAAACGCAAGGTATATCTCAATGATCCTGCCCACGGTCGCTATGCGGTCAGCGAGGAGGAATTCGATCAATCCTACACGGGCATTGTCATTACGATGGAGCCGGGCGAAGGGTTTCAGCGTGCAGGCAGACCATTCTCTGTCCTGGAATCGCTGCTCGGTAGATTAAAGGGCAACTGGCAGGACTTCGGTTATCTGCTGCTGACCTCGCTCGCGCTCGCCGCGGTCGGGGTGATGATCCCGATCTTTGTGAAGCTGTTCGTCGACCAGGTGCTGTCCGCGAAGCAGAAGGATTGGCTGCCTGGTCTCGCTGCCGGCATGGGTGTCGCGATGCTCCTCAAGCTGCTGCTCGCAGCCATGCGGGAGTCGGCTCTGCTGCGGCTGGAGACGAAGCTGTCGCTGAGCATGTCCGGCGCCTTTATCTGGCACATCCTGCGGCTGCCGGTCGGATTCTTCGCTCATCGCTTCGTAGGCGACATCACAGGCCGCGCGGCATCCAATGATAAGGTGGCCGCCTTTGTGACGGGCAGGCTTGCGGGAACGGTCATCGACAGTGTACTGGTCGTCAGTTATGCCCTCGTCATGGCGCTCTATAGCTGGCAGCTTATGGCAGTGGCAGCGGGCATCGCTCTGCTCAATGTGGTGTACCTGCTCTTCGTGGCACGCAAGCGTTCGGATGAGAATATGAAGCTGCAAGCTGACCAGGGCAAGTTCTGGGGGGCCTCGGTAGCCGGACTGATGAATATGGAGTCGCTTAAAGCGAACGGCAGGGAGTCAGACTTCTTTGCCCGCTGGGCCGGCTATCAGGCCAATCTGGTTACGGCAGAGCAGAAGGCTCGTGTCTCCGGGCAATACCTGAGTGCGGTGCCCTCGCTGCTGGAGCTGTTGAATCAGGTACTGATCCTGGTCATTGGCGGACTGCTCATCCTGAAGGGAGACTTTACGGTTGGCATGCTACTGGCCTTCCAGGGCTTCGCGACAGGATTTCTGCAGCCGGTGAAGCAGCTTGTCTCGATGGGCAGCGAGCTGCAGGAGATGAAGGGCGCGCTTGTGCGGCTGGACGATGTGCTGCAGCACCCGCCGGATAAGCTGCTGCACAAGGAATCGCTAGACTCCATGGAGGAGCAGGGGGAGGCGGGCAAGCTGGCAGGACAGGTGACGCTGAGCAGCCTCACCTTCGGCTACAGTCCGTTGGAGCCCCCGCTGATCAACGGGTTATCGCTGGAGGTGCGCCCTGGGACAATGGTCGCTATCGTAGGCGGCTCCGGCAGCGGCAAATCAACGCTCTCCAAGCTGATCGCCGGGTTATACGAGCCATGGAGCGGTACGGTGGAATTGGACGGCGTGCCACGCGGGGAGCATTCGCGGCAGCGGCTCGCCGATTCGATCGCTCTGGTGGATCAGGAGATTCGATTGTTTGAAGGGACGGTGCGAGACAACCTCTCGTTATGGGATCGGACGATCCCGGAGCAAGCACTGGTAGCGTCTGCTCGGGCAGCCTGTATTCATGATGCGATCAATAGCCGACCCGGCAAGTATGACCATCCTGTGGAGGAGGGGGGGCGCAACTTCAGCGGCGGACAGGCGCAGCGGCTGGAGATTGCCCGCGCACTGGCTCAACAGCCCTCGATCCTGCTGCTGGATGAGGCGACTAGTGCGCTCGACCCGCAGGTGGAGGCGGCGATCTACGCCAATATCCGCAGGCTGGGCTGTACCTGTATTATTGTGGCCCATCGGCTGAGCGCAATCCGGGATTGCGACCTGATTGTCGTTGTCGAGCAGGGCAAGCTGGTCGAGCAGGGAAGCCATGATCAGTTGATTCGTCAAGGCGGCGCCTATGCCCGGCTATTCGCAGCCTCAGAGGAGAGGAGAGAGGTGTCATGA
- a CDS encoding NHLP bacteriocin export ABC transporter permease/ATPase subunit, which produces MIDALCQKAGMKRTASVQRAFSVLEVPGAAYVVAAGELELYTVRIDEQGRLAGGRTYLYTAQAGELVLAPAGAQAGGLAMAALAEPGTELWSFQMTDAVEAAATDEQACTEWARLLNGWLDRISAAAAQQLAPRQSEQLRAGEDEEMVVWLPSAFVPEDHPVWVRAATEPVYYWGDRSRGEDAALRPVLVTRSAWIWSGKGNRLQVYTMEQQCAQAELAEGLAMFHRLMMGRLEQTESERRQSEQRRVQQRQEQDAALMKQAARRFSAVADRQVRQMLLGEGVEENPLAICCILVGQELGIRIVIPSHGTGHSLLPEEIFRESGVRSRKVALRGTWQLEDNGPLLGCWEDGTPVALLPRKEGGYIARCSLSDEGVRVTAELAVHLQPFAHQLYRPLPARALQLRDMLRLMMSPRMRADLIKGVVLGLLLGGLGLCIPAASGLMIDQLLPMAQVESLYELFVLLCAVAAGIFGFTISQSITWLRVFSSWDASLQSSIWDRLLNMPLPFFRRFSSGDLAARMTGVSDFFRILSGWLLSGMAAALFSVLQVVMLFIYVPELAWTGIAICALYLLFFAVLSFRLAAYTTRKAEEEGKVSGLLIQLLSGIAKLRVAAAERRAFHRWSHAFTLQRAYAFKLRETGNLLQIAAGILPIAASLLLFWMVERTGIELQPGQFAAFHAAYATLIGAVTGLCVSSLPLFELAPLYRRMKPLLDAQPEADERRANPGSISGRIELNEVTFRYQEEGPQVLDRLSLHIEAGEYVAVVGASGSGKSTLLRMLIGFERPQAGAVYYDGLDMEGLDLLALRRQCGVVLQNGSLWSGDLAQNIIGQEGLLTVEDAWTAAQMVGMDEEIAKLPMGMHTVLSDTGGLMSGGQKQRILIARAIVHKPRVVLLDEATSALDQVSQEKITVMLKRMKATRIVIAHRLSTIREADRILVMESGRIVEEGTYEQLLHRNGLFAAMASRQVV; this is translated from the coding sequence ATGATCGATGCTTTATGCCAAAAGGCTGGTATGAAGCGCACAGCATCAGTGCAGCGTGCCTTCTCCGTGCTGGAGGTGCCGGGAGCGGCTTATGTGGTAGCTGCTGGAGAGCTGGAGCTGTATACGGTACGTATCGATGAGCAGGGTCGCCTGGCAGGCGGCAGGACATATCTTTACACGGCTCAGGCAGGGGAACTGGTGCTTGCGCCCGCGGGAGCGCAGGCAGGCGGGCTGGCCATGGCTGCTCTTGCGGAGCCCGGAACGGAGCTATGGAGCTTTCAGATGACAGACGCGGTGGAGGCCGCAGCGACAGATGAGCAAGCCTGCACAGAATGGGCGAGGCTGCTCAATGGGTGGCTTGATCGGATCAGCGCTGCTGCTGCTCAGCAGCTTGCCCCTAGGCAGTCCGAGCAGTTGCGGGCGGGGGAGGATGAGGAGATGGTCGTCTGGCTCCCCTCGGCCTTTGTACCGGAGGATCATCCGGTCTGGGTGCGGGCTGCCACCGAACCGGTCTATTACTGGGGAGATCGGAGTCGGGGGGAGGATGCGGCGTTGCGTCCTGTTCTGGTCACACGTTCTGCATGGATATGGTCGGGCAAAGGGAATCGGCTTCAAGTCTACACGATGGAGCAGCAGTGTGCGCAGGCCGAATTGGCTGAGGGGCTTGCTATGTTTCATCGATTGATGATGGGCAGGCTGGAGCAGACGGAGAGCGAGCGGCGCCAGTCGGAGCAGCGACGGGTGCAGCAGCGCCAGGAGCAGGATGCTGCCTTGATGAAGCAAGCGGCCCGCCGCTTCTCTGCTGTAGCTGACCGACAAGTGCGGCAGATGCTGCTAGGCGAAGGAGTGGAGGAGAATCCACTTGCCATATGCTGCATACTGGTGGGGCAGGAGCTTGGCATTCGAATCGTAATCCCTTCTCATGGAACAGGCCATAGCCTGCTGCCAGAGGAGATCTTCCGCGAATCGGGCGTGCGCAGCCGCAAGGTTGCGTTACGAGGGACATGGCAGCTAGAGGACAACGGCCCGCTGCTTGGATGCTGGGAGGACGGCACACCCGTCGCGTTGTTGCCGCGTAAGGAAGGAGGCTATATCGCCCGCTGTTCGCTGTCGGATGAGGGGGTTCGGGTCACCGCAGAGCTGGCCGTTCATCTGCAGCCGTTCGCTCACCAGTTGTACCGTCCGCTTCCTGCCAGAGCATTGCAACTGCGGGACATGCTGCGCTTAATGATGTCCCCGCGGATGCGGGCAGATCTCATCAAGGGCGTCGTGCTCGGGCTGCTGCTAGGCGGGCTGGGACTGTGCATCCCCGCTGCATCCGGTCTGATGATTGATCAGCTTCTTCCTATGGCTCAGGTAGAGTCGCTGTATGAGCTGTTCGTCCTGCTCTGCGCGGTCGCAGCGGGCATCTTCGGTTTCACCATATCGCAGTCGATTACATGGCTGCGGGTGTTCAGCTCATGGGATGCCTCCTTGCAGAGCTCCATCTGGGACCGGCTGCTGAATATGCCGCTCCCGTTCTTCAGACGATTCAGCAGCGGCGATCTGGCGGCGAGAATGACCGGGGTGAGCGACTTCTTTCGCATCCTGTCCGGTTGGCTGCTCAGCGGCATGGCGGCGGCTCTATTCTCTGTACTACAGGTCGTGATGCTGTTCATCTATGTTCCAGAGCTGGCCTGGACAGGAATCGCCATATGCGCGTTGTATCTTCTGTTTTTTGCAGTGCTCAGCTTCCGCCTTGCAGCGTACACGACGCGCAAGGCGGAGGAGGAGGGCAAGGTGAGCGGCCTGCTCATTCAACTGCTGTCTGGCATCGCCAAGCTGCGTGTCGCAGCGGCAGAGCGGCGCGCCTTCCACAGATGGAGCCATGCGTTCACCTTGCAGCGCGCCTATGCCTTCAAGCTGCGCGAGACGGGCAATCTGCTGCAGATCGCGGCTGGCATCCTGCCGATTGCAGCCAGCCTGCTGCTGTTCTGGATGGTTGAGCGCACGGGCATAGAGCTGCAGCCGGGGCAGTTCGCGGCCTTCCACGCGGCCTATGCAACATTGATCGGCGCAGTCACAGGCCTGTGCGTCTCGTCTCTTCCGCTGTTCGAGCTGGCTCCGCTCTACCGCCGCATGAAGCCGCTCCTGGATGCGCAGCCGGAGGCTGACGAACGACGAGCCAATCCAGGCAGCATTAGCGGAAGGATCGAGCTCAATGAGGTCACCTTCCGGTATCAGGAGGAGGGGCCGCAAGTGCTTGACCGGCTGTCGCTTCATATTGAAGCCGGGGAATATGTAGCGGTCGTGGGAGCCTCCGGCAGCGGCAAATCCACGCTGCTGCGGATGCTGATCGGCTTCGAGCGTCCGCAGGCTGGCGCCGTCTATTATGACGGCCTCGATATGGAGGGTCTTGATCTCCTGGCGCTGCGCCGCCAATGCGGGGTCGTGCTGCAGAATGGAAGTCTGTGGTCAGGAGACCTGGCGCAGAACATTATTGGGCAAGAGGGCCTGCTGACGGTCGAGGATGCTTGGACGGCGGCTCAGATGGTCGGCATGGATGAGGAGATTGCCAAGCTGCCGATGGGGATGCATACGGTGTTGTCCGATACGGGAGGATTGATGTCTGGAGGACAGAAGCAGCGAATTCTGATCGCCAGAGCCATCGTCCATAAGCCGAGAGTTGTCCTGTTGGATGAGGCTACGAGCGCGCTGGATCAAGTGTCACAGGAGAAAATAACGGTCATGCTCAAGAGGATGAAGGCGACCCGGATCGTGATCGCCCATCGTCTCAGCACGATCCGCGAAGCAGATCGTATCCTGGTCATGGAGAGTGGCCGGATCGTGGAGGAAGGCACCTATGAGCAATTGCTCCACCGCAATGGCCTGTTCGCCGCGATGGCCAGCAGACAGGTTGTATAG
- a CDS encoding NHLP leader peptide family RiPP precursor — MEWNVERFNQALESFKLRAATDESFRKLALTDPSAAVKELTGQELPPGFKLQIVENAGAHLTVVLPDLQQGERELDEAELENVAGGYWYGGYDPELYVRVK, encoded by the coding sequence ATGGAATGGAATGTGGAACGTTTTAATCAGGCGCTGGAGTCATTCAAATTGAGAGCTGCGACGGACGAGTCATTCAGGAAGCTCGCATTGACCGATCCGTCGGCAGCTGTGAAGGAGCTGACAGGTCAGGAGCTGCCGCCAGGCTTCAAGCTTCAGATCGTGGAGAATGCAGGCGCGCATCTCACCGTTGTGCTGCCCGATCTCCAGCAGGGAGAACGTGAGCTGGATGAGGCAGAGCTGGAGAATGTGGCTGGCGGCTATTGGTATGGCGGATATGATCCTGAGTTGTATGTCAGAGTCAAATAA